The genomic window GGCTCCCCGCCGTCCTCGGCTGCGGAGAGGCGGGGGCCGAGGCGTGGGCGCGCCACGCCGGCGCCGCGGCCCTGGAGCTCGGCGACGAGGCCGTCATCGACGTGGCGACCTTCTCGCTCGAGGGCCGGGCGATGCGCAACGTGCGCCAGATGGTCCGCCGGGTGCAGCGGGCGGGCTACTGCACCCGCGTGGTCCGCGTGGCCGACCTCGAGCCCGCGGAGGCCGCGCTGGTCGCCGCTGCCGCGGACCGCTGGCGCGGCTCGGCCACGGAGCGCGGCTTCTCGATGGCCCTCGGCCGCTGCGCCGACCCCCGTGACCCCGGGGCCGTCGTCGCGCTGGCCGAGCGGGAGGGCCAGCTCGCCGCGGTCCTGCAGCTCGTGCCGTGGGGGCGCCACGGGCTCTCCCTCGACCTCATGCGCCGTGACCCGGGCGCCGACCCGGGGCTCAACGAGCTCCTCATCGTCGCGGTGCTGCAGGCGGCGGCCGAGCTCGAGGTCTCCCGCGTCTCCCTCAACTTCGCGGTGTTCCGCAGCGCCCTCGACCGCGGGCGCCGGATCGGCGCGGGTCCTGTCCTGCGGCTGTGGTGCCGCGTGCTGCTGATCGCGTCGAAGTGGTTCCAGATCGAGTCGCTGTTCCGCTTCAACGCGAAGTTCGGGCCGCGCTGGGAGCCCCGCTTCGTGGTCTACCCCTCGGCGGGCGACCTGCCGCACGTCCTGCTCGCGGCGCTCGAGGCCGAGGCCTTCGTCGTCCGGCCGGAGCTGCGCTTCTTCCAGAAGCGGCGCGCCTGATGCTGCCCGAGCTGATCGGCCTCCCCCTGGTCGTGCTGCTCGTCGTGCTCGCGCTCGCGGCCGCCCTCGGAGGTGCGCTGCTCTGGCCGCGGCTCGCCCGCACCGGCCCCCTCACCGTGCTCGCGCGCGTCGGGGTGCTCGTGCTCTGCCAGGTGACCGCCGTCGCCCTGCTCGCCGACCTCGTCAACCGCCAGTACGCCTTCTTCACCTCCTGGGACGACCTGCTCGGGCGCCCGCCCGCGGAGGCCGTCGCGGGGCACCTGCCGGTCCCCGAGCACTACCGCGTCGGCGTGCTGCCGCTCGCGCAGGCGCAGGTGCACGGCGAGCTGCTCGACGAGGCGCTGCCCGGCGCGACGACGCACCTGACGGGCGCGGCCTACGTCTACCTGCCCCCGGAGTACTTCTCGCCCCGCTGGGCCGGCGTGCGCTTCCCCGTGGCCGTCTGGCTCGCGGGCTACCCCGGCAGCGGCGACACGATCGTCCAGCACCTCGACCTCGTCCAGGCGATGCAGACCGAGGTGGACCTCCACCACGCGCAGCCGATGGTGCTCGTCATGATGAGCCCCACGCTCGCCCCGCCCCGGGACACCGAGTGCGCGGACGTGCCGCACGGGCCGCAGGTGAGGACCTACTTCGAGCGCGACCTGCCGCAGCTGCTCGAGTCGCGCTACCGCGTGGCGCGCGCCCGCACGGGGTGGGCGGTCGACGGCATCTCGACCGGGGGCTTCTGCGCCGCCACGCTGCTCCTGCACGACCCGCAGCGCTACGCCACCGGGGTCTCGGTCAGCGGCTACTACTCCGCGCTGCTCGACGGCACGACCGGTGCGCTGTACGCCGGCAGCCAGGCCCTGCGCGACGACAACGACCCGCTCTGGCTGCTCGCGCACCGGCCCGCGCCGCCCGTCGCCCTGCTCATCACCGCCTCGCGGCAGGAGAAGGAGGTCTACGCCCAGTCGCTCGCCCTGCTGCGAGCGGCGCGGGCGCCGATGACGGTGGACGCCCGCTTCGTGCAGTCGGGCGGTCACAACTA from Motilibacter rhizosphaerae includes these protein-coding regions:
- a CDS encoding alpha/beta hydrolase — translated: MLPELIGLPLVVLLVVLALAAALGGALLWPRLARTGPLTVLARVGVLVLCQVTAVALLADLVNRQYAFFTSWDDLLGRPPAEAVAGHLPVPEHYRVGVLPLAQAQVHGELLDEALPGATTHLTGAAYVYLPPEYFSPRWAGVRFPVAVWLAGYPGSGDTIVQHLDLVQAMQTEVDLHHAQPMVLVMMSPTLAPPRDTECADVPHGPQVRTYFERDLPQLLESRYRVARARTGWAVDGISTGGFCAATLLLHDPQRYATGVSVSGYYSALLDGTTGALYAGSQALRDDNDPLWLLAHRPAPPVALLITASRQEKEVYAQSLALLRAARAPMTVDARFVQSGGHNYTVFRAEVPAVLDWLSARLQPETDEPVAVRSTTGAPRHSRPGGRPRTAVVRSSPRAAPGR